A window of the Lysinibacillus irui genome harbors these coding sequences:
- a CDS encoding SagB/ThcOx family dehydrogenase codes for MWNFKGERNIEKKFMDYHMMSINEPEFTNTQVYAHRPREIQGNGNYPLIDLDYTVDQENLFERILATRYSAREPFKAKVKVDRKLMAQFAQLAMIGGDRESRTYPSGGAQYYVNIYFLFNEQLVDIDLIEQGNIMRLNSDTHKLLVKQYQPWNEISNVFIQKYLANTAQFAIALSCDMSEISGKYTDISYKLVQQEAGHIGQNIQLVANYLGLESVPLGGFYDIELSRLLRDNQTSLYAFLLG; via the coding sequence TTGTGGAACTTTAAAGGTGAGCGGAATATTGAAAAAAAATTCATGGATTATCATATGATGTCGATCAATGAACCTGAATTCACCAATACTCAAGTATATGCTCACAGACCGAGGGAAATACAGGGAAATGGTAATTATCCACTAATTGATTTGGATTATACAGTTGACCAAGAAAATTTATTTGAAAGAATTTTAGCTACAAGATATTCGGCAAGGGAACCATTCAAAGCCAAGGTAAAGGTTGATAGAAAGTTAATGGCACAATTTGCTCAATTGGCTATGATTGGCGGAGATAGAGAGAGTCGTACATACCCTTCCGGTGGGGCACAGTATTATGTCAACATTTACTTTTTATTCAACGAGCAATTGGTAGATATTGATTTAATAGAGCAGGGAAATATTATGCGGCTGAATAGTGATACTCACAAGTTATTGGTTAAACAATATCAGCCGTGGAATGAAATCAGTAACGTATTTATTCAAAAGTATCTTGCTAATACAGCACAGTTCGCTATTGCATTAAGTTGTGACATGTCTGAGATCTCTGGGAAGTATACAGATATCTCGTACAAGTTGGTGCAACAAGAGGCTGGACATATTGGACAGAATATTCAGTTAGTAGCGAACTATCTAGGATTGGAAAGTGTACCCTTAGGCGGTTTTTATGATATTGAGTTATCAAGACTTTTGAGAGATAATCAAACATCTTTGTATGCATTTCTTTTAGGCTAG
- a CDS encoding thiopeptide-type bacteriocin biosynthesis protein, giving the protein MWISKHLFIHDYLLIEEFLKDCLLPYLDEEKVRYFFIRYWDGGPHIRLRYQTEPEVADKFEKDLNQLLERFHQKHKNHTFQPISYDDAIVQTEGIKPTAPYPNFSIQTIDYVPELNRYGGEKAMGLSEEMFVHSSRFAGQIIQKLNRNQRYVLAIDLMYLCTEVAEELGYIEKHETMFLAYREIWTQFSKNKTSENLYKVISNRISSLKKGELATAIYQPYLKVFKSLLAQIKLCQTTYEPEYAFYIVISHLHMLNNRLGVSPEFEFIFSDAFLKAG; this is encoded by the coding sequence ATGTGGATATCTAAACACTTATTCATTCATGATTATCTATTAATTGAGGAATTTTTAAAAGATTGTCTGTTGCCTTATTTAGATGAAGAAAAGGTTCGATATTTCTTCATTCGCTATTGGGATGGGGGTCCTCATATCCGATTGAGATACCAAACAGAACCTGAAGTAGCAGATAAATTTGAAAAAGATTTAAATCAATTACTGGAGAGATTTCATCAAAAGCATAAGAATCATACGTTCCAACCTATTTCATATGATGATGCGATTGTACAGACAGAAGGCATTAAACCAACTGCTCCATATCCGAATTTTTCAATTCAAACAATTGATTATGTACCAGAGCTTAACCGTTATGGGGGAGAGAAAGCGATGGGACTGTCCGAAGAAATGTTTGTACACTCGTCAAGATTTGCTGGGCAAATTATTCAAAAGCTAAACCGAAATCAACGTTATGTATTAGCAATTGATCTCATGTACCTCTGTACAGAAGTTGCTGAAGAATTAGGATATATTGAGAAGCATGAGACAATGTTCCTTGCGTATCGAGAAATATGGACACAATTTTCTAAGAATAAGACTTCGGAGAATTTATACAAAGTGATTAGCAACAGAATTAGTAGCTTGAAAAAGGGAGAACTTGCGACTGCAATCTATCAGCCGTATCTCAAGGTTTTTAAGTCATTGCTTGCCCAAATAAAACTATGTCAAACGACTTACGAGCCAGAGTACGCCTTTTATATAGTCATCTCTCATCTTCATATGCTGAATAATCGATTAGGCGTTTCTCCGGAATTTGAATTCATTTTCTCAGATGCTTTCCTTAAAGCTGGATGA
- a CDS encoding YcaO-like family protein, which produces MSIQTIAATTILINQKYIFIHSSQNDSSFCFNCYKERTKELKCYQQYFGWLEDQPNQLESELIAMLVQKLEKSNEPFLYELNRDTLEIQAKATFKRGDCECNVNTSSNQPIELDTIFDPKDNRQLSFEKVREKIEKNKRLIYAHPSSIVNALTRSGDSYGTPMVQTEVLYKGISMLSYGRTGTFEKSKYISILESLERYATAFPYKKQKNAIREKDCEIIDLTLSEVMTQCDYGNPENYTEDQPLNYEKVWALHSEKEVLIPEQLIYYNSHVVSDEKRYIYESSNGSALGSTEAEASLHAMLELIERDAFLATWYGQIPPVRIDESSIYSTKIQAYLESLKRKDIRVHLFDISMEVRIPTIWVLLEKKEPKENEMAFYTAAAASFDLEESIERALIEATTAITVFTNVFNNQEYQTRKRQLLKNPQSVHRLEDHLLLYSNKEMKNAFKFALDTEMVSSFEQLEAGYTTYQGKFLEVVRALEEQLVIISGKAYRAKTENPNLFSAGFVNVKYIVPGMLTMTFGHQNRRVVNQRIEKAIQFKKKGKLDKDWIEKTPHPFP; this is translated from the coding sequence ATGTCCATACAAACAATTGCAGCTACTACAATTCTGATAAACCAAAAGTATATTTTTATTCATTCATCACAGAATGACTCTTCCTTTTGTTTCAACTGCTATAAAGAGCGAACAAAAGAATTAAAATGCTATCAACAGTATTTCGGTTGGCTAGAGGATCAGCCAAACCAGCTAGAATCTGAATTAATCGCTATGCTTGTTCAGAAGCTTGAAAAAAGTAATGAACCGTTCCTATATGAGCTCAATCGGGATACATTGGAAATTCAGGCGAAAGCAACCTTCAAGCGAGGAGATTGTGAGTGTAATGTAAACACAAGTTCGAATCAGCCCATTGAATTGGATACGATTTTCGATCCAAAAGATAACCGACAACTGAGCTTTGAAAAGGTTCGGGAGAAAATTGAAAAAAACAAGAGGTTAATCTATGCGCATCCATCGTCGATTGTGAATGCATTAACGCGTTCAGGAGATTCCTATGGGACACCGATGGTACAGACCGAGGTACTGTATAAGGGGATTTCAATGCTTTCCTATGGTCGAACAGGGACTTTTGAAAAATCAAAATATATTTCTATTCTGGAATCGTTGGAGCGTTATGCTACAGCGTTTCCTTATAAAAAACAAAAAAACGCGATACGAGAAAAGGATTGTGAAATTATTGATCTTACGCTGAGTGAAGTAATGACACAATGCGATTATGGTAATCCAGAGAATTATACAGAAGATCAGCCTTTAAACTATGAAAAAGTTTGGGCATTGCACAGTGAAAAAGAAGTTTTAATTCCCGAGCAGTTGATTTATTACAATTCTCATGTTGTTTCTGATGAAAAGAGATATATTTATGAAAGCTCCAATGGTAGTGCTCTCGGTTCAACAGAGGCTGAAGCGAGTCTGCATGCGATGCTAGAACTAATTGAAAGAGATGCTTTTTTAGCTACATGGTATGGACAGATTCCACCTGTCAGAATTGATGAATCAAGCATTTATTCTACAAAAATACAGGCTTATCTAGAATCTCTCAAGCGAAAAGATATCCGTGTTCATTTGTTTGATATATCTATGGAAGTGAGAATCCCGACAATCTGGGTGTTATTAGAAAAGAAGGAGCCTAAGGAAAATGAAATGGCCTTCTATACAGCTGCAGCTGCCTCTTTTGACTTGGAAGAGTCTATAGAACGAGCATTGATTGAGGCTACAACAGCGATTACTGTTTTTACAAATGTATTCAATAATCAGGAATATCAGACTAGAAAAAGACAATTGTTGAAGAATCCTCAATCCGTTCACAGGTTGGAAGACCATTTGCTTCTTTATTCAAATAAGGAAATGAAAAATGCATTTAAATTTGCATTAGATACTGAAATGGTTTCTTCCTTCGAGCAATTAGAAGCAGGGTATACAACATATCAAGGGAAATTTTTAGAGGTTGTTCGAGCGCTTGAAGAGCAATTGGTCATCATCTCTGGTAAAGCTTATCGGGCTAAGACAGAGAATCCGAATTTATTTTCTGCAGGATTTGTGAACGTAAAATATATAGTACCTGGTATGCTGACGATGACCTTTGGACATCAAAATAGACGAGTCGTAAATCAGCGTATTGAAAAGGCTATTCAGTTTAAGAAGAAAGGGAAGTTAGATAAAGACTGGATAGAAAAGACACCGCATCCATTTCCATAA
- a CDS encoding ABC transporter permease produces the protein MLLTQIKYDLKMFFRELFYLVFTVFVPPVTYILMGQMFSNATYSGGMNYVQVYTPSFIVLISFSVVFFAFGFDQVMNRAAGIEKRLFITPITDKILLMSSIAKSFIIATAGFFLITLIGLLVYDLKLSIVNFLVSYLSLLLINAVMLVYSHAIYSNFKEVKTALIISIVLFQIVMFTGGFSVPVESLPNFIQYVSYANPFYHLNNIYISVWNQSFELNQDMLISVGYASALLIISLVVIKLNNKKE, from the coding sequence ATGTTATTAACGCAAATTAAATATGACTTAAAGATGTTCTTCAGAGAGCTATTCTATTTAGTATTCACAGTTTTTGTACCACCCGTAACATATATTTTAATGGGACAAATGTTCAGTAATGCTACCTATAGTGGTGGAATGAACTATGTTCAAGTGTATACGCCATCGTTTATTGTCCTAATTAGCTTTTCAGTAGTATTTTTTGCCTTTGGTTTTGATCAGGTAATGAATCGTGCAGCTGGGATTGAAAAAAGGCTTTTCATTACACCAATAACAGATAAAATTCTTTTAATGTCCAGTATTGCTAAGTCATTCATTATTGCAACTGCAGGATTTTTCTTAATAACATTAATTGGCCTTCTTGTTTATGATTTGAAACTTTCTATTGTTAACTTTTTGGTTTCATATCTAAGCTTGCTGCTTATCAATGCAGTAATGTTGGTTTATTCTCATGCCATTTATTCAAATTTCAAAGAAGTAAAAACAGCATTAATTATTTCTATTGTTTTATTCCAAATTGTTATGTTTACTGGTGGCTTTTCTGTTCCTGTGGAGAGTCTGCCTAATTTTATTCAATATGTATCTTATGCGAATCCGTTCTATCATTTAAATAACATATATATTTCTGTTTGGAATCAGTCATTTGAACTTAATCAAGATATGTTAATTTCGGTTGGTTACGCTTCGGCTCTCCTCATTATTTCATTAGTTGTTATTAAGCTCAACAACAAGAAGGAGTGA
- a CDS encoding ABC transporter ATP-binding protein, translating to MQNYNVKVEKLTKNYGKKAVLKGIDFTAEKGEIIGVIGKNGAGKSTFLEILMTIKDYNDGKVVVFGNNLKEIDQADLGKIKSNISAVLQPTQFYKKLKVKELLDLFRSYYGSKVDLKEIIEEFELQEHLNTFFDNLSGGWKQKVSLAIAFSSKPRLIILDEPTTGLDPHMRNILWESITGYIKKNDSTVILSTHYMDEIELYCDKVLFINDGVTEVFDTPENILKSGHKSINSFYLDKIAK from the coding sequence ATGCAAAACTATAATGTAAAGGTAGAAAAATTAACAAAGAATTATGGAAAAAAAGCTGTTTTGAAAGGAATAGACTTTACTGCTGAAAAAGGTGAAATTATAGGTGTTATCGGTAAAAACGGTGCTGGGAAATCGACATTCTTGGAAATTTTAATGACGATTAAAGATTATAATGACGGGAAGGTCGTTGTTTTTGGTAATAACCTGAAGGAAATTGATCAAGCTGATTTGGGAAAAATCAAAAGTAATATTTCAGCTGTACTTCAGCCAACACAGTTTTATAAAAAATTAAAAGTAAAAGAATTACTAGATCTTTTCCGTTCCTATTATGGGAGCAAAGTAGATTTAAAAGAAATTATAGAAGAATTTGAACTACAAGAGCATTTAAATACGTTTTTTGATAACTTATCAGGAGGATGGAAACAAAAGGTTAGCCTTGCGATTGCTTTTTCTTCAAAACCACGTTTGATTATTTTAGATGAACCGACAACTGGTCTGGATCCACATATGCGAAACATTTTATGGGAAAGCATTACTGGCTATATTAAAAAAAATGACAGTACAGTGATTTTATCAACGCATTACATGGACGAAATCGAACTTTACTGTGATAAAGTTCTTTTCATTAATGACGGTGTAACAGAAGTATTTGATACTCCTGAAAATATACTGAAATCCGGTCATAAATCAATTAATAGCTTCTATCTTGATAAAATTGCCAAATAA
- a CDS encoding lanthionine biosynthesis protein, with protein sequence MTITVTQNPFSVYRGTNTSDQWYFEMRDKAKEIHTFIDDINKIHEKIEREKENVVSQIEEEFSLQKDPKLLNLKRDVHNLRSVRLKKYEGPILLSRLVELLNQLDLYQEMLQQSYEEAVVKSREILQREIANDQLQKTVLFFNQTIYKNIEKYLSKPVQTHNKKEKKLDNFIINLLMRSSMKTSPFSYLTQTGSSGNRFLIKKKANIELNHALLFRIFLEIIRSDKEALEKIPVHVSKFGQRDSKIFYVTQENVPQSKKIYETRDKLVEMGIAEEVIQFLKKNQGQTIFYKDFAQFLRENELYSEHELDVFKRLVSTKILVQKITVNAKRNLVEEMITYLKEQGICEDLSLQLQFMNELKKKFEEAGTNERLVLWKKIEDVIKNLSENIPNFGTEILYEDILFDAQNNKSSLKDIENKFSNHFFEEITAFLLLFDVNIRVQYEVAALYKKLYGDSETSLSDSNLLNNVFFEKLRYFFPYFQDMDYRYDEAIAPEIKILDDLRDEFKAFFSQYLDENNTKEIDFQELIKPFSKKIPEYIKYGNEFSMTFFYQLFQDKVILNDIYDGQEKFLSRFKDFFENLNDDLLYQEYVQKNYYEKNYYEVTELFGFNGGIHDRYYDQKLNLEFGNQRFHDVGHPSISEFSVKYDEQTKKLKVLDHQKKEAKVAYKSSLVPVFLPGVLSVLLLLFQSGRINFDINYFLKKRSDMPRIIFENIVMYRKKWNLKLEDFANINKEASNELELYLLINDYFLNKHLPKTFFLKKYRRGEEISAMKPLFIDITVPILFKHFINEIIHEENQDPMFYIEEVLPEFENKLKEYVVEYTIDN encoded by the coding sequence TTGACTATAACAGTTACTCAAAATCCATTTAGCGTTTATCGAGGAACCAATACCTCTGATCAGTGGTATTTTGAAATGCGAGATAAAGCAAAGGAAATTCATACATTTATAGACGATATTAACAAAATTCATGAAAAAATTGAAAGAGAGAAGGAAAATGTAGTTAGTCAAATCGAAGAAGAATTTTCTTTGCAAAAGGATCCAAAATTATTGAATTTGAAACGGGATGTTCATAATTTACGCAGTGTTCGTTTAAAGAAATACGAAGGACCCATTCTGTTGAGTCGTCTAGTAGAACTTTTAAATCAATTAGATTTATATCAAGAAATGCTGCAACAAAGTTATGAAGAGGCGGTAGTGAAATCAAGAGAGATTCTTCAGCGAGAAATAGCAAATGACCAATTGCAAAAGACAGTTTTATTTTTCAATCAAACAATTTATAAGAACATTGAAAAATACTTATCAAAACCTGTACAGACACATAATAAAAAAGAAAAAAAGTTGGATAATTTTATTATCAATTTGTTAATGCGTAGCTCAATGAAAACTAGTCCGTTTTCTTATCTTACTCAAACGGGCTCCTCTGGAAATCGATTTTTAATTAAAAAGAAAGCAAACATTGAATTGAACCATGCGTTACTTTTTAGAATATTTTTGGAAATCATTCGTTCGGATAAAGAAGCATTAGAAAAAATTCCAGTCCATGTTTCTAAATTTGGCCAAAGAGACTCCAAGATTTTCTATGTTACTCAAGAAAATGTTCCGCAATCTAAGAAAATATATGAAACAAGAGATAAGCTGGTTGAAATGGGAATTGCGGAAGAAGTAATTCAATTTCTAAAGAAAAATCAGGGTCAAACGATATTTTATAAAGACTTTGCTCAATTTCTTAGAGAAAATGAACTATATTCGGAACACGAGTTGGATGTATTTAAAAGACTTGTTTCCACAAAAATATTAGTTCAAAAAATTACAGTAAATGCTAAAAGAAATCTTGTTGAAGAAATGATTACCTATTTAAAAGAACAGGGCATATGTGAAGATCTATCACTCCAGCTTCAGTTTATGAATGAATTAAAAAAGAAGTTCGAGGAGGCAGGTACTAATGAGCGGTTAGTTCTTTGGAAAAAAATTGAGGATGTTATTAAAAATTTGAGTGAAAACATTCCGAATTTTGGTACAGAAATTCTTTATGAAGATATATTGTTTGATGCTCAAAATAATAAGAGCAGTCTTAAAGATATTGAAAATAAATTTTCTAATCATTTTTTTGAAGAAATTACAGCATTCTTACTGTTGTTTGATGTGAATATTCGTGTGCAATATGAAGTTGCTGCGCTTTATAAGAAATTATATGGGGATTCAGAAACCAGTTTATCTGACAGCAATTTATTAAACAACGTATTCTTTGAAAAATTGAGATACTTCTTCCCTTATTTCCAAGACATGGATTACCGCTATGATGAAGCAATTGCCCCTGAAATAAAGATTTTGGATGATCTTAGAGATGAATTCAAGGCATTCTTTTCTCAATACTTAGATGAAAATAACACTAAAGAAATAGATTTTCAAGAACTTATCAAACCATTTTCTAAAAAAATTCCTGAGTATATTAAATACGGCAATGAATTTAGTATGACGTTTTTTTATCAACTTTTTCAGGACAAAGTAATTTTAAACGATATTTATGATGGTCAGGAAAAATTTCTATCTAGATTTAAAGACTTTTTTGAGAATTTGAATGACGATTTACTATATCAAGAATATGTTCAAAAAAATTATTATGAGAAGAATTATTATGAAGTGACAGAGCTGTTTGGTTTTAATGGTGGAATTCATGATAGATATTATGATCAAAAATTGAATTTGGAATTTGGAAATCAGAGGTTTCATGATGTAGGGCATCCGAGTATATCTGAATTTTCCGTTAAATATGATGAGCAAACGAAAAAACTGAAAGTGCTTGATCATCAAAAGAAAGAAGCGAAGGTGGCCTACAAATCGTCATTAGTTCCAGTCTTTCTCCCAGGTGTTCTATCTGTATTACTACTTCTGTTTCAAAGCGGGAGAATTAATTTTGATATTAATTATTTCCTGAAAAAAAGAAGTGATATGCCAAGAATAATATTTGAAAATATTGTGATGTACAGAAAGAAGTGGAATTTAAAACTTGAAGACTTTGCAAATATAAACAAAGAGGCTTCAAATGAATTAGAGCTGTATTTACTTATTAATGACTATTTTTTAAATAAGCATTTACCTAAAACATTCTTTTTAAAGAAATACCGTAGGGGTGAAGAAATCTCTGCAATGAAGCCATTGTTTATTGATATCACAGTACCAATATTATTCAAACATTTTATTAATGAAATTATACATGAAGAAAATCAAGATCCTATGTTTTATATCGAAGAGGTGTTACCTGAATTTGAAAATAAGCTTAAAGAATATGTTGTTGAATATACGATTGACAATTAG
- a CDS encoding thiazolylpeptide-type bacteriocin yields the protein MTKPMNTKEVNTKEFDLEVELLDLDEVSAIPETTASSGSTSCSASSTCGSTSCCGSC from the coding sequence ATGACAAAACCAATGAATACTAAGGAAGTAAATACAAAAGAATTCGATTTAGAAGTAGAACTATTAGATCTTGATGAAGTATCAGCGATTCCAGAGACAACAGCTAGCAGTGGCTCAACAAGCTGTTCAGCATCGTCTACATGCGGCTCAACATCGTGCTGTGGTTCTTGTTAA
- a CDS encoding thiazolylpeptide-type bacteriocin: protein MTKPMNAKEVNTKEFDLEVELLDLDEVSAIPETTASSGSTSCSASSTCGSTSCCGSC from the coding sequence ATGACAAAACCAATGAATGCTAAGGAAGTAAACACAAAAGAATTTGATTTAGAGGTAGAACTATTAGATTTGGATGAAGTGTCAGCCATTCCAGAAACAACAGCTAGCAGTGGCTCAACAAGCTGTTCGGCATCGTCAACATGTGGCTCCACATCATGCTGCGGTTCTTGTTAA
- a CDS encoding thiazolylpeptide-type bacteriocin, protein MPKELREKELNANEFDLEVELLDLDEVSAIPETTASSGSTSCSASSTCGSTSCCGSC, encoded by the coding sequence ATGCCAAAAGAATTACGAGAAAAAGAACTGAATGCAAATGAATTTGATTTAGAAGTAGAATTATTAGATTTGGATGAAGTATCAGCCATTCCAGAAACAACAGCTAGCAGTGGCTCAACAAGCTGTTCGGCATCATCAACATGCGGCTCAACATCATGCTGCGGTTCATGTTAA
- a CDS encoding SDR family NAD(P)-dependent oxidoreductase produces MFKDSVVIVTGGAQGIGKGIVHAYARQGAKVVIADLNEGLGQQLEQDLLAKGYSVLFVHTDVTKEEEIVHLMQRAVEQYGTIHILINNAGKFQHKSPYDVTFEEWSDLLHTNLTSTFFCAREAAKVMRHNAKGGAIVSLASTRAEMSEPDTEAYAATKGGIVALTHALARSLGPDQITVNCISPGWIETGDYAALRPIDHAQHLSGRVGVPEDIAQACLYLTNPQNNFVTGINITVDGGMTKKMIYEE; encoded by the coding sequence ATGTTTAAGGATTCAGTTGTTATTGTCACAGGTGGTGCACAGGGGATTGGGAAAGGTATTGTTCATGCCTATGCACGACAGGGAGCAAAAGTAGTGATTGCCGATTTAAATGAAGGGCTTGGTCAACAATTAGAACAGGATCTGCTTGCTAAAGGCTACTCTGTATTATTTGTTCACACGGATGTGACGAAGGAAGAGGAGATCGTTCATTTAATGCAACGAGCTGTTGAGCAATACGGGACGATTCATATTTTAATTAATAACGCTGGAAAGTTTCAGCATAAATCTCCTTATGATGTGACGTTTGAGGAGTGGAGTGATCTTTTGCATACGAATTTAACGAGTACCTTTTTTTGTGCAAGAGAGGCAGCAAAGGTGATGAGACACAATGCGAAGGGTGGTGCGATTGTTTCATTGGCTTCGACGCGAGCGGAAATGTCTGAGCCTGATACAGAAGCCTATGCGGCTACAAAAGGTGGAATTGTGGCATTAACCCATGCTTTAGCCCGATCTTTAGGGCCTGATCAGATTACTGTGAATTGTATTTCGCCTGGTTGGATTGAAACGGGCGATTATGCAGCTCTTCGTCCAATAGATCATGCGCAGCATTTGTCGGGAAGGGTTGGTGTACCAGAGGATATCGCACAGGCTTGTCTCTATTTAACCAATCCGCAGAATAATTTTGTGACAGGCATTAATATTACCGTTGATGGTGGTATGACCAAAAAGATGATTTACGAAGAGTAA
- a CDS encoding YqjF family protein produces the protein MWMMTQTWQDVLFLHWPISPQELQKYIPNELQLDLFEENAWLSAVLFKVHRHRLRFLPPIPGMNNYLQLNVRTYVKYNGRKGIYFFHLDVTNYLLSKVTAIGSLPYRYSQLVGKQIDHHFSYTSHYKACDERLKVTFTLGDHTATNFDHWIVERYHSWSKYNNKLLRIDIHHSPWELQRARVTIQSNSLASFMKKTFQHMEPIAHYAKNKVARVFPPVMEHKKLT, from the coding sequence ATGTGGATGATGACACAAACATGGCAAGATGTATTATTCTTACATTGGCCTATATCTCCCCAAGAACTACAAAAATATATACCGAATGAGTTACAGCTCGATCTCTTTGAAGAGAATGCTTGGCTTAGTGCTGTCCTTTTTAAAGTTCATCGACATCGACTTCGCTTTCTACCGCCCATCCCTGGCATGAATAACTATTTACAGTTGAATGTCCGAACATATGTCAAGTATAACGGTAGGAAAGGAATCTATTTTTTTCATCTAGATGTGACTAATTATTTACTATCAAAGGTAACGGCAATCGGGAGCTTACCATATCGTTATTCACAATTAGTAGGCAAACAAATTGATCATCACTTTTCTTATACAAGCCATTACAAGGCATGTGATGAAAGATTAAAAGTTACTTTTACATTGGGGGATCATACAGCCACGAATTTTGATCACTGGATCGTAGAACGTTATCATTCATGGTCAAAATACAACAATAAACTGCTTCGTATTGATATCCACCACTCACCTTGGGAGTTGCAACGAGCCAGAGTAACCATTCAAAGCAATTCACTCGCTTCCTTTATGAAAAAAACTTTTCAACATATGGAGCCTATTGCCCATTATGCCAAGAACAAGGTGGCTAGAGTTTTCCCACCAGTAATGGAACATAAAAAGCTTACGTAA
- a CDS encoding DUF2639 domain-containing protein, whose translation MGSVHQYSKGWFVKKLRAQGIMVHPQYKSHLGLYKESELRNLYYRYVEIESAEQDK comes from the coding sequence ATGGGTTCGGTGCATCAATATTCAAAAGGTTGGTTTGTCAAAAAATTACGAGCACAGGGGATAATGGTACATCCCCAATACAAAAGTCATTTAGGTTTGTATAAAGAATCTGAATTACGTAATTTATATTATCGTTATGTTGAAATAGAATCTGCTGAGCAAGATAAATAG